In Danaus plexippus chromosome 6, MEX_DaPlex, whole genome shotgun sequence, a single window of DNA contains:
- the LOC116778647 gene encoding ornithine aminotransferase, mitochondrial-like isoform X2 encodes MAQQKLSSKEIFALEDQYGCRNYAPLPVALCRGEGVFVWDVEGKKYFDFLSAYSAVNQGHCHPRIVKALKEQADQLTLVSRAFYSDQLGKYEKFMTELLGYDRLLPMNTGVEGGESACKIARKWGYDVKKIPKDQAKIIFAENNFWGRTLSAVSSSSDPTCYEGFGPYMPCFQMIPYNNIPALEKALQDTTVAAFMVEPIQGEAGVIIPDDGYLKKVRELCTKYNVLWIADEVQTGLGRTGKLLAVQHEGVKPDILILGKALSGGVLPVSAVLANNDVMGVITPGTHGSTYGGNPLACAVATEAIKVLLEEKLPENAERLCKVFREELEKIPKSKVVAIRGRGLMFAIDVHASIGAYDVCLRLKEAGLLAKPTHGQTIRLAPPLVITEKQIREGAAIIQKVFQKY; translated from the exons ATGGCCCAACAAAAGCTATCATCAAAGGAGATCTTTGCTTTGGAGGATCAATATGGATGCCGAAACTACGCGCCTTTACCAGTGGCGTTATGCAGAGGAGAAG gaGTGTTTGTATGGGATGTGGAAGGCAAGAAGTATTTCGACTTCTTGAGTGCTTACTCTGCAGTGAACCAGGGACATTGTCACCCAAGAATCGTAAAGGCGCTAAAGGAACAGGCTGACCAACTAACACTAGTGTCAAG agCGTTTTACTCTGACCAATTAGGAAAATATGAGAAATTTATGACAGAGCTGTTAGGCTATGATCGTCTGCTGCCAATGAACACAGGAGTTGAAGGTGGGGAGAGCGCTTGCAAGATAGCCAGGAAATGGGGATATGACGTCAAGAAAATACCAAAAGATCAGGCAAAG ATAATTTTCGCCGAGAACAACTTCTGGGGTCGCACGTTGTCCGCGGTGTCATCTTCGTCGGACCCTACTTGCTACGAGGGTTTCGGTCCTTACATGCCGTGTTTCCAGATGATACCCTACAATAATATACCTGCTCTAGAG AAAGCCCTCCAAGATACGACAGTAGCGGCTTTCATGGTGGAACCGATCCAAGGAGAGGCTGGCGTTATAATTCCAGACGATGGTTATCTAAAGAAGGTTCGAGAGCTTTGCACTAAATACAACGTGCTCTGGATCGCTGACGAAGTTCAGACTGGACttg GTCGTACTGGCAAATTATTGGCGGTGCAACACGAGGGAGTGAAGCCGGACATTTTAATACTCGGGAAGGCTTTGAGTGGTGGAGTCTTGCCGGTATCCGCTGTTTTAGCTAACAATGATGTCATGGGG GTTATAACGCCGGGTACACACGGGTCAACGTATGGCGGAAATCCTCTTGCGTGTGCTGTAGCTACTGAGGCTATTaag gtaCTGTTGGAAGAAAAGTTACCAGAGAATGCTGAGAGGCTGTGTAAGGTGTTCCGCGAGGAATTGGAAAAGATTCCTAAATCGAAAGTAGTGGCGATTAGAGGAAGAGGACTCATGTTTGCCATTGATGTTCACGCGA GTATTGGCGCGTATGACGTATGCCTGCGACTGAAGGAAGCCGGTCTCTTAGCGAAACCAACACACGGACAAACGATAAGACTCGCACCACCACTAGTTATAACGGAGAAACAAATAAGAGAAGGAGCTGCTATCATACAAAAAGTTTTCCAGAAATATTAA
- the LOC116778647 gene encoding ornithine aminotransferase, mitochondrial-like isoform X1: MFNSKYYFVSNTSSSTLFTYFSFLQHNIMAQQKLSSKEIFALEDQYGCRNYAPLPVALCRGEGVFVWDVEGKKYFDFLSAYSAVNQGHCHPRIVKALKEQADQLTLVSRAFYSDQLGKYEKFMTELLGYDRLLPMNTGVEGGESACKIARKWGYDVKKIPKDQAKIIFAENNFWGRTLSAVSSSSDPTCYEGFGPYMPCFQMIPYNNIPALEKALQDTTVAAFMVEPIQGEAGVIIPDDGYLKKVRELCTKYNVLWIADEVQTGLGRTGKLLAVQHEGVKPDILILGKALSGGVLPVSAVLANNDVMGVITPGTHGSTYGGNPLACAVATEAIKVLLEEKLPENAERLCKVFREELEKIPKSKVVAIRGRGLMFAIDVHASIGAYDVCLRLKEAGLLAKPTHGQTIRLAPPLVITEKQIREGAAIIQKVFQKY, encoded by the exons atgtttaatagtaaatattactttgtgAGTAACACAAGTAGTTCTACACTGTTtacttattttagttttttacaacATAACAT TATGGCCCAACAAAAGCTATCATCAAAGGAGATCTTTGCTTTGGAGGATCAATATGGATGCCGAAACTACGCGCCTTTACCAGTGGCGTTATGCAGAGGAGAAG gaGTGTTTGTATGGGATGTGGAAGGCAAGAAGTATTTCGACTTCTTGAGTGCTTACTCTGCAGTGAACCAGGGACATTGTCACCCAAGAATCGTAAAGGCGCTAAAGGAACAGGCTGACCAACTAACACTAGTGTCAAG agCGTTTTACTCTGACCAATTAGGAAAATATGAGAAATTTATGACAGAGCTGTTAGGCTATGATCGTCTGCTGCCAATGAACACAGGAGTTGAAGGTGGGGAGAGCGCTTGCAAGATAGCCAGGAAATGGGGATATGACGTCAAGAAAATACCAAAAGATCAGGCAAAG ATAATTTTCGCCGAGAACAACTTCTGGGGTCGCACGTTGTCCGCGGTGTCATCTTCGTCGGACCCTACTTGCTACGAGGGTTTCGGTCCTTACATGCCGTGTTTCCAGATGATACCCTACAATAATATACCTGCTCTAGAG AAAGCCCTCCAAGATACGACAGTAGCGGCTTTCATGGTGGAACCGATCCAAGGAGAGGCTGGCGTTATAATTCCAGACGATGGTTATCTAAAGAAGGTTCGAGAGCTTTGCACTAAATACAACGTGCTCTGGATCGCTGACGAAGTTCAGACTGGACttg GTCGTACTGGCAAATTATTGGCGGTGCAACACGAGGGAGTGAAGCCGGACATTTTAATACTCGGGAAGGCTTTGAGTGGTGGAGTCTTGCCGGTATCCGCTGTTTTAGCTAACAATGATGTCATGGGG GTTATAACGCCGGGTACACACGGGTCAACGTATGGCGGAAATCCTCTTGCGTGTGCTGTAGCTACTGAGGCTATTaag gtaCTGTTGGAAGAAAAGTTACCAGAGAATGCTGAGAGGCTGTGTAAGGTGTTCCGCGAGGAATTGGAAAAGATTCCTAAATCGAAAGTAGTGGCGATTAGAGGAAGAGGACTCATGTTTGCCATTGATGTTCACGCGA GTATTGGCGCGTATGACGTATGCCTGCGACTGAAGGAAGCCGGTCTCTTAGCGAAACCAACACACGGACAAACGATAAGACTCGCACCACCACTAGTTATAACGGAGAAACAAATAAGAGAAGGAGCTGCTATCATACAAAAAGTTTTCCAGAAATATTAA